One Chloroflexota bacterium DNA window includes the following coding sequences:
- a CDS encoding iron ABC transporter permease, translating to MSNINQRRIQWLYWLLALPALAFFVLFFGVPLWAIMQRAFAEKGLGSAIQTVFSNRSLLQVVAWSAWQATLSTLLTLLLGVPTAYILAHYRFPGRALLRSLIAVPFVLPTVVVALAFRSLLGERGLINRWLVAWLELTQPPLELEQSLGMILIAHVFFNLTVVVRLLTAYWSNHDPRLEASAQVLGAPRWRVWLEVTLPLAMPALLAAALLVFTFTFSAFGTVLLLGSSQQRTIEVEIYDQAIHQFNLPVAATLSLLQILTSLGLTLAYTRLVRRSSVPQEAQGLPLRRARTWPSRVAVGAVMLLTSSLIVLPLASLVLGAMRIEGQWSLEYFRMLGVNQRGSYAYVPPTQAMLNSLRYAGITTILALIFGLPCAYLLAQPQGRLSRLLDGVLMLPLGTSAVTVGLGYIIAFRSYAFWGWETPDLRRWSGLLPLAHTLLALPFVIRTMVPALRRLNPQLREAARMLGAKPWQAWREVDLGLLLPSIMAAGLFAFTVSLGDFGAALVVSVTSPATATMPVVIFRFLGQPGASNYGQALAMSSLLMGITFISFLLLEQFRDQTSEW from the coding sequence ATGTCAAATATTAATCAGCGGCGCATTCAATGGCTCTATTGGCTTTTGGCCTTGCCTGCGCTAGCTTTTTTTGTGCTCTTTTTTGGTGTGCCACTCTGGGCGATTATGCAACGGGCGTTTGCCGAAAAAGGCCTTGGCTCGGCAATTCAAACCGTATTCAGCAATCGCAGTTTGCTGCAAGTTGTGGCTTGGAGCGCCTGGCAAGCGACGCTTTCAACCCTGTTAACCTTGCTTTTGGGCGTGCCAACTGCCTATATTTTGGCTCATTATCGATTTCCGGGGCGGGCATTGCTGCGCTCGCTGATTGCCGTGCCGTTTGTGCTGCCAACCGTTGTGGTGGCTTTGGCCTTTCGGTCACTCTTGGGTGAGCGTGGTTTGATCAATCGCTGGTTGGTGGCTTGGTTGGAGTTGACCCAGCCGCCGTTGGAGCTTGAGCAAAGCCTTGGCATGATTTTAATTGCCCATGTTTTTTTCAATTTGACCGTGGTGGTACGTTTGCTGACAGCCTATTGGAGCAACCACGATCCACGATTAGAGGCTTCGGCTCAGGTTTTGGGTGCGCCGCGCTGGCGAGTTTGGCTCGAAGTGACCTTACCTTTGGCAATGCCCGCCTTATTGGCAGCAGCATTATTGGTGTTTACCTTCACGTTTTCGGCCTTTGGCACAGTGCTGTTATTGGGCAGCAGCCAGCAACGCACAATCGAAGTTGAAATTTATGATCAAGCGATTCATCAATTTAACTTGCCTGTCGCTGCAACCCTCTCGCTCTTGCAAATTCTCACCAGTTTGGGCTTGACCTTGGCTTATACGCGGCTGGTTCGGCGCAGCAGCGTGCCCCAAGAAGCCCAAGGATTGCCCTTGCGTCGCGCACGAACCTGGCCAAGTCGCGTGGCGGTTGGCGCGGTCATGCTGCTTACGAGTAGTTTAATCGTGCTGCCGCTAGCAAGTTTGGTATTGGGAGCAATGCGGATCGAAGGCCAGTGGAGCCTTGAGTATTTTCGCATGCTAGGGGTTAATCAGCGTGGTAGTTATGCCTATGTACCGCCAACCCAAGCCATGCTCAACTCATTGCGCTATGCGGGCATTACCACGATCTTGGCGTTAATTTTTGGTTTGCCCTGCGCCTATCTATTGGCCCAACCCCAAGGCCGCTTGAGCCGCTTGCTCGATGGTGTGTTGATGCTCCCCTTGGGCACATCGGCAGTAACAGTCGGCTTAGGCTATATTATCGCTTTTCGTTCATATGCATTTTGGGGTTGGGAAACACCCGATCTGCGCCGTTGGTCAGGTTTGTTGCCGCTTGCTCACACCCTGTTAGCCTTGCCGTTTGTGATTCGCACCATGGTGCCAGCCTTGCGCCGTTTAAACCCACAGTTGCGCGAAGCAGCTCGAATGTTGGGTGCAAAACCATGGCAGGCTTGGCGTGAAGTTGATTTGGGCTTGCTGCTGCCAAGCATCATGGCCGCAGGCTTATTTGCCTTTACTGTATCGTTGGGCGATTTTGGCGCAGCCTTGGTGGTGAGCGTAACCAGCCCAGCCACCGCCACCATGCCAGTCGTGATCTTTCGCTTTTTAGGCCAACCAGGGGCCAGCAACTATGGCCAAGCCTTAGCAATGAGCAGCCTTTTGATGGGCATAACCTTCATAAGTTTTCTGCTTTTAGAGCAATTTCGCGACCAAACGAGCGAATGGTGA
- the mnmE gene encoding tRNA uridine-5-carboxymethylaminomethyl(34) synthesis GTPase MnmE — protein sequence MLYADTIAALATPPGVGGVGIIRVSGPQSLAIAQALIKPRRKGAWRSYQMRYGHVLDEHGQVVDEVLAVFFKGPRSFTGEDILEIHCHGGPLPLRRTLTLALAHGARLANPGEFSLRAFANGRIDLVQAEATLDVIEAQTNLGLSLALDQLGGGLSRDLRTLREQLMYPLAYVTALTDFPEDDVPSEELQQPLQQAQSLLSQLLAGADQGVVVREGARAALVGRPNAGKSSLMNALLRTERAIVTAIPGTTRDTLEETANLGGIPVVLIDTAGITETDDLVERIGVERSRAALSKADLVLLLIDGSQPLSPEDLAIARLTHERPTIVIATKADLGQHADLTALTQSHPKLRGSIAISSQAGTGLDYLGTMVAEQLLGGLPLSDARLVTNPRHREALRRANAALEQAIQGLREGRPVDLIAIDLHEAIASLGEITGETVEHDLLNMIFSRFCIGK from the coding sequence ATGCTCTACGCTGATACGATCGCTGCGTTGGCCACCCCACCTGGCGTTGGCGGGGTTGGGATTATTCGGGTCAGCGGCCCCCAAAGCTTAGCCATCGCCCAAGCCTTGATCAAACCGCGCCGCAAAGGCGCTTGGCGCTCTTACCAAATGCGCTATGGCCATGTGCTCGATGAACATGGACAGGTTGTGGATGAAGTTTTGGCGGTTTTTTTCAAGGGGCCACGCTCGTTCACCGGTGAAGATATTTTAGAAATTCACTGCCACGGCGGCCCGCTGCCCTTGCGCCGCACCCTAACGTTGGCTCTGGCCCATGGCGCTCGTTTAGCTAACCCAGGCGAATTTAGCCTACGCGCTTTTGCCAATGGCCGCATCGATTTAGTGCAAGCTGAGGCAACCCTCGATGTGATCGAAGCTCAAACCAACTTGGGGCTTAGCTTGGCGCTCGATCAACTGGGCGGCGGGCTTTCGCGTGATCTGCGCACGTTGCGCGAGCAGTTGATGTATCCATTGGCCTATGTCACTGCCCTCACCGATTTTCCCGAAGATGATGTGCCCAGCGAGGAACTACAACAGCCCTTGCAGCAAGCCCAAAGCCTGCTCAGCCAACTGCTTGCTGGGGCCGATCAAGGCGTGGTCGTGCGCGAAGGGGCACGCGCCGCCTTGGTTGGTCGGCCCAACGCTGGCAAATCGAGTTTGATGAATGCCCTATTGCGCACCGAACGCGCCATCGTCACCGCTATTCCTGGCACAACCCGCGATACCTTGGAAGAAACCGCCAATCTGGGCGGAATTCCGGTGGTGCTGATTGATACCGCTGGAATTACCGAAACTGACGATCTCGTTGAACGAATTGGGGTCGAACGCTCACGCGCCGCCCTCAGCAAAGCCGATTTGGTATTACTCTTGATCGATGGTTCGCAGCCGCTAAGCCCAGAAGATTTGGCAATTGCTCGATTAACTCATGAACGACCCACAATCGTCATTGCGACCAAAGCCGATTTAGGTCAACATGCCGATTTAACCGCGCTGACTCAAAGCCACCCCAAGCTCCGTGGCAGCATCGCAATCTCGTCGCAGGCTGGCACAGGCTTGGATTATTTAGGTACAATGGTAGCCGAACAGTTGCTTGGTGGTTTGCCGCTCAGCGATGCCCGCTTAGTCACCAATCCACGCCATCGCGAGGCTTTGCGCCGCGCCAACGCCGCCTTAGAACAAGCCATCCAAGGCTTACGCGAAGGCCGCCCTGTTGATCTGATTGCGATCGATTTGCACGAAGCAATCGCCAGCCTAGGCGAAATTACTGGCGAAACGGTCGAACATGATTTATTGAATATGATCTTTAGTCGCTTTTGTATTGGCAAATAA
- a CDS encoding acylphosphatase, which yields METTRAHVIVTGTVQGVNFRATCRDQARLAKIGGWVKNLPDGSVEAIFEGSQAGVQRMISWCYSGPIHAKVQHVEVTWQEPTHREPTFDIAW from the coding sequence GTGGAAACAACGCGGGCTCATGTGATTGTCACTGGAACGGTTCAGGGAGTCAATTTTCGCGCGACCTGCCGCGATCAAGCGCGTTTGGCCAAAATTGGTGGCTGGGTTAAAAATTTGCCCGATGGCAGCGTCGAAGCGATTTTCGAGGGCAGCCAAGCTGGCGTGCAGCGCATGATCAGTTGGTGTTATAGCGGCCCAATTCATGCCAAAGTGCAACATGTTGAGGTCACTTGGCAAGAGCCAACCCACCGTGAGCCAACCTTTGATATTGCGTGGTAA
- a CDS encoding SWIM zinc finger family protein, with the protein MDFPVISDAQIQAMAGERSFERGLEYFESGMVESVLQRGNVIQAVVCGSEDYLYDVAVHAQTAEQLSTQCTCPYDYGPICKHSVAVLLFLLYCPEQVVQRPPIRATLDELDDSQIRSLLLDVAEQHPEITTLVEQHIERLGF; encoded by the coding sequence ATGGATTTTCCAGTGATTTCTGATGCGCAAATTCAGGCGATGGCTGGCGAACGTAGTTTTGAACGCGGCTTAGAATACTTCGAAAGTGGCATGGTTGAATCAGTGCTGCAACGCGGCAATGTGATTCAGGCCGTGGTGTGTGGCAGCGAAGATTATCTCTATGATGTTGCGGTGCACGCTCAAACTGCCGAGCAACTTTCAACCCAATGCACCTGCCCCTATGATTATGGCCCGATCTGCAAACATAGCGTTGCAGTGCTGCTGTTTCTGCTGTATTGCCCCGAACAAGTTGTTCAGCGCCCGCCAATTCGTGCGACCCTCGATGAACTTGATGATAGCCAAATTCGTAGTTTGTTGCTTGATGTAGCCGAGCAGCACCCCGAAATCACCACTTTGGTCGAACAACACATCGAGCGGTTGGGGTTTTAA
- a CDS encoding STAS domain-containing protein, producing the protein MPDSKQLPVERAKLYARIMLGITALFLPISIFDWANVQSQINFYVAIIHGLLIVGYMFLLKPNNLYPLTLVLHFASSITVAVVNHNIGGFVSYNFAIICIELMGTGFILARARWIIAATAMSIIIHLIAIINEITLFWGFSDPNSLIMMSVNDNYKYLAIVSQTILLLGTGAIITILTHVINQREHELEQSRQAMQQRSDELAALAIRLETSNQQLVSTETTLRQTVDALTVAALPVGDDVVVLPLIGGFDTQRAKAVEDSLLSYIHEQRANTLILDLTSVLVASDSLLTMLERIIQGAKLLGTRVILAGLQPEVAPMMVQLKLNRQTVLSAPTLAAALELR; encoded by the coding sequence GTGCCCGATTCAAAGCAGCTACCCGTTGAACGTGCCAAATTGTATGCGCGAATTATGCTCGGCATTACAGCATTGTTTTTGCCAATTTCAATTTTTGATTGGGCCAATGTTCAATCACAAATTAATTTCTATGTGGCAATTATTCATGGATTACTAATTGTTGGTTATATGTTCTTACTCAAGCCAAACAATTTATATCCATTAACGCTTGTATTGCATTTTGCCAGTTCGATTACTGTAGCCGTGGTCAATCATAATATTGGTGGCTTTGTATCGTATAATTTTGCGATTATTTGTATTGAGTTAATGGGCACAGGTTTTATTTTGGCGCGGGCACGCTGGATTATTGCCGCAACAGCAATGAGTATTATCATTCACTTGATTGCAATTATCAATGAAATTACACTCTTTTGGGGCTTTAGTGATCCAAATTCGCTGATTATGATGAGTGTCAATGATAATTATAAATATCTTGCCATTGTTTCACAAACAATTTTATTACTTGGTACAGGTGCAATTATCACTATTTTGACCCATGTGATTAATCAACGTGAACATGAATTAGAACAATCGCGCCAAGCAATGCAACAGCGCTCCGACGAACTAGCTGCCTTGGCAATTCGGCTTGAAACTTCGAATCAACAATTAGTTTCAACCGAAACGACGCTGCGCCAAACGGTTGATGCCTTGACTGTGGCGGCCTTGCCCGTCGGCGATGATGTGGTGGTGCTACCACTAATCGGCGGCTTCGATACCCAACGCGCCAAAGCGGTGGAAGATTCCTTGCTAAGCTACATTCACGAACAACGGGCGAATACCTTAATTCTCGATTTAACCAGCGTTCTCGTCGCATCCGATAGCTTGCTGACCATGCTTGAACGAATTATCCAAGGGGCAAAATTATTAGGCACGCGGGTGATTTTGGCTGGATTACAACCCGAAGTAGCTCCAATGATGGTACAGTTAAAGCTCAACCGCCAAACCGTGCTGTCAGCACCAACCTTGGCGGCAGCCTTAGAACTTCGCTAA
- a CDS encoding gluconokinase, translating into MVIVVMGVSGVGKTTVGQLLATTQGWQFIDADDLHPEANRQKMANGQPLTDADRWPWLALVREQISAALAQNRSLVLACSALRAEYRNYLAVDQQVHFVHLVGDPTLIQERLQQRSNHFMPSSLLTSQLATLEMPSNALTLTVDTEPKTLVESIQQWMLDLTTPTS; encoded by the coding sequence ATGGTGATTGTGGTTATGGGCGTGAGTGGAGTGGGCAAAACCACGGTTGGCCAATTATTGGCAACGACCCAAGGCTGGCAATTTATCGATGCTGACGATTTACATCCTGAGGCCAATCGCCAAAAAATGGCCAACGGTCAGCCATTAACCGATGCTGATCGCTGGCCTTGGCTAGCCTTAGTGCGCGAACAGATTAGCGCCGCCTTGGCCCAAAATCGCAGTTTAGTCTTGGCATGCTCGGCCTTACGCGCCGAATATCGCAATTATTTAGCAGTCGATCAACAGGTGCATTTTGTGCATTTGGTCGGTGATCCCACATTAATTCAAGAGCGTTTGCAACAGCGCAGTAATCATTTTATGCCAAGCAGCCTGCTAACAAGCCAATTGGCAACCTTGGAAATGCCCAGTAATGCCCTAACCTTGACGGTCGATACTGAACCTAAAACGCTGGTTGAGAGTATTCAACAATGGATGCTCGATTTAACAACTCCTACCAGCTAG
- a CDS encoding cation:proton antiporter: protein MSLVLVQSNVAPSPAAAAGGDGMSPLLQLVLALAVLIAAAKIGGLVSTKLKQPAVLGELLVGILLGPSVLDFLNLSFFTSTHLQDTVFEIAEIGVIFLMFVAGLEVKLPDLLAAGKVSTIAGVLGVIIPLLGGFALAWFWPNNYSFTKSLFIGILLTATSVSISAQTLLELGKLRSRVGLSLLGAAIVDDVLVIVLLSTFVALTASSGGGVMTVLSIVGVMLLYFVVMSIFGLRALPWIIRKAAKLPISQPLVSTALVLVLFASWSAEALGGVAAITGAFLMGVFLGRTPYHNRIEDGVQTLTYAFFVPIFFASIGLHANIFSLPSDLVAFAAVLCVIAVVTKIVGCGLGAKIGGMNNKESLQVGLGMISRGEVGLIVASVGIRQGIIGEDVFAMTVLMVLVTTLVTPLLLRWSFGNEQTPKDQEKPKSEKPVLKPAHAGEEAGH, encoded by the coding sequence ATGTCGCTGGTCTTGGTTCAATCCAACGTCGCCCCTTCGCCTGCCGCCGCTGCTGGAGGCGATGGAATGTCGCCGCTGTTGCAGTTGGTGTTGGCTTTGGCCGTTTTGATCGCCGCTGCCAAAATTGGTGGGCTTGTGAGCACCAAGCTCAAACAACCTGCCGTTTTAGGCGAGCTTTTAGTGGGGATTTTGCTTGGCCCCAGTGTTTTGGATTTTCTCAACCTAAGCTTTTTCACCAGCACCCACTTACAAGATACGGTTTTTGAGATTGCCGAAATTGGGGTGATTTTCTTGATGTTTGTGGCTGGGCTTGAGGTTAAATTGCCCGATCTGCTGGCGGCGGGCAAGGTCTCGACGATCGCTGGAGTGTTGGGGGTCATCATCCCATTGCTTGGTGGTTTTGCCCTCGCATGGTTCTGGCCGAATAACTATTCATTCACCAAAAGCCTGTTTATTGGCATTTTGCTGACCGCTACCAGCGTTTCGATTTCGGCCCAAACCTTGCTTGAATTGGGCAAATTGCGTTCACGGGTTGGGCTATCGTTGTTGGGCGCGGCGATTGTCGATGATGTGTTGGTAATTGTCTTGCTTTCGACCTTTGTGGCCTTGACGGCGAGCAGCGGCGGCGGGGTTATGACAGTGCTGAGCATTGTCGGCGTGATGCTGCTGTATTTCGTGGTGATGAGCATTTTTGGGCTACGCGCTTTGCCATGGATTATTCGTAAAGCTGCTAAATTGCCGATTAGTCAACCGTTGGTGAGCACGGCGCTGGTGTTGGTACTGTTTGCCTCGTGGAGCGCCGAAGCCTTGGGTGGGGTGGCGGCGATTACTGGGGCATTTTTGATGGGCGTATTTTTGGGCCGCACGCCCTATCACAACCGGATTGAAGATGGCGTGCAAACCTTGACCTATGCCTTCTTTGTGCCAATCTTCTTTGCGAGCATCGGCTTGCATGCCAATATTTTCTCGTTGCCAAGCGATTTGGTGGCCTTCGCCGCTGTGCTGTGTGTGATTGCAGTGGTTACTAAGATTGTAGGCTGTGGGCTGGGGGCAAAAATTGGCGGCATGAACAATAAAGAATCGCTGCAAGTTGGTTTGGGCATGATTTCGCGGGGCGAAGTTGGCTTGATTGTGGCTAGTGTTGGGATTCGTCAAGGCATTATTGGCGAAGATGTGTTTGCCATGACCGTGCTGATGGTGCTTGTAACCACCTTGGTCACTCCCTTATTATTACGCTGGTCGTTTGGCAATGAACAAACACCCAAAGATCAAGAAAAGCCCAAATCTGAAAAACCCGTGCTAAAACCTGCCCATGCTGGCGAAGAAGCAGGCCATTAA
- a CDS encoding sigma-70 family RNA polymerase sigma factor yields MTEINSEELTLVRATIRGDQIAFQRIVELYQGPIFNLAYRMLHDGHEAEDAAQEIFIRAYTKLETFDQSRKFSTWLFSVASNYCIDRLRRRRPIVPLDDLAFALPSTDDGPERSALRSELRDAVQRALATLPDHYRLVAVLRYWNDLSYQEIENITGLSESAVKTRLHRARNMVAAALDKQGAEL; encoded by the coding sequence GTGACAGAGATCAATAGTGAAGAATTGACGCTGGTGCGGGCGACAATTCGTGGCGACCAAATTGCATTTCAACGGATTGTCGAGCTGTATCAAGGGCCAATTTTCAACTTGGCCTACCGGATGTTGCACGATGGCCACGAGGCCGAAGATGCCGCTCAAGAAATTTTCATCCGGGCCTATACCAAGCTTGAAACGTTCGATCAAAGCCGCAAGTTTTCTACATGGCTCTTTTCAGTCGCATCGAATTACTGCATTGACCGCTTACGCCGACGGCGACCGATAGTGCCACTTGATGATTTGGCATTTGCCCTACCAAGTACCGATGATGGTCCTGAACGTTCAGCATTGCGTAGTGAGTTGCGCGATGCCGTCCAACGTGCCTTGGCTACTCTGCCCGATCATTATCGGCTGGTGGCAGTGCTACGCTATTGGAATGATCTCTCATATCAGGAGATCGAAAATATTACGGGGCTATCAGAAAGTGCGGTTAAAACTCGGCTGCATCGTGCTCGCAACATGGTGGCTGCCGCGTTGGATAAACAAGGAGCAGAGCTATGA
- a CDS encoding DJ-1/PfpI family protein, with product MSIKSIGILIFNDAEELDFIGPLEVFGMASNWVDLTIHTVAEQTQTVKARYGLKIQSDYSFADAPAFDVVLVPGGIGARTHARHNNLILDYLRQQQQRGWVVSVCTGALVLASAGLLDGKQATTHYTALDLLAENSQITVERQQRYTITPPIATSAGVSAGIDLALALLETWFSPELRAQVAERIEWR from the coding sequence ATGAGCATTAAATCAATTGGTATCTTGATTTTCAACGATGCCGAGGAACTGGATTTTATCGGGCCGCTCGAAGTGTTTGGCATGGCAAGCAATTGGGTTGATCTCACAATTCACACGGTTGCTGAACAAACCCAAACGGTCAAAGCTCGTTATGGCCTGAAAATCCAGTCCGATTATAGTTTTGCCGATGCCCCAGCATTTGATGTGGTTTTAGTGCCAGGTGGGATTGGCGCACGCACCCATGCCCGTCACAACAACTTAATTCTCGATTATTTACGCCAACAACAGCAACGTGGCTGGGTTGTTTCAGTGTGCACAGGCGCGTTGGTACTCGCTTCGGCAGGCTTGCTCGATGGCAAACAGGCCACCACCCACTACACCGCACTGGATCTCTTGGCCGAAAATAGCCAGATTACTGTTGAACGCCAACAACGCTATACTATCACGCCACCAATCGCCACCTCGGCAGGGGTTTCGGCAGGCATCGATTTGGCGCTAGCCTTGTTGGAAACGTGGTTTAGCCCCGAACTACGCGCCCAAGTCGCCGAACGAATCGAATGGCGCTAA
- a CDS encoding response regulator, with protein MKRGSVRRTMITIAAIILSLMTGLNIIGVVERSMLNNDIEYVIDLEDAERLAREISLYTQYQAHALDAYALGEVEEREHYTRYRQAFDDKRLELEQFFKNIQPNPETKIAFENVQKLSTDYQDAGVAYLAQIDLRLQESAPTRSAAELYAWEVLDERADQLDEATQVLSDIIDDQSEALETTITKQNGRMIVALTGRSLAIFVLLILFVYYLLGRVGGQFKLVRDGAQRFADGDFTTDIPIRRYDEVGRLAAMFNTMAQTIRGQIERLEQAKDHAQRLQFVAEEANRAKSNFLANMSHELRTPLNAIIGYSEILQEECEDLGQTAMIEDLDRIRLSGRHLLTLINDILDLAKIESGKVEILPEEISLPQLLHDVRSTVDPMIIKNENRLVIESAAGLLTMISDETRLRQILVNLLSNAAKFTEHGRITLRVQPSEEAGWIDFSVHDNGIGMSNAQLSRLFQPFTQADASTTRKYGGTGLGLALSRRLAQLLGGDIRVQSELGVGSTFSVHLPQSVIDMAPVSLFDEAPIIISDANNNQPKVLIIDDDRNVHHLLSRTLKREGWSVLSAFDGEDGLAMVRNHHPTAILLDVLLPGHVNGWEILAEIKADPKIAAIPVIMHTIVAEPNQGVSFGVYDYLIKPVDRGQLLRTLRSCIDPQNAKTQLVLVVDDDQDSRAMLRRMLEGAGWKVYEAANGREALGALHSRPFGAMILDLMMPEMDGFETIAALQELEQFRDLPIIVVSAKELTEAERQQLEETVERVVSKGNVRREEILALVREQVRRRVEQPPTTT; from the coding sequence ATGAAACGCGGGTCGGTACGCCGTACAATGATCACGATTGCAGCGATCATTTTGAGCTTAATGACCGGATTAAATATCATCGGGGTTGTTGAGCGTAGCATGCTCAATAATGATATTGAATATGTGATTGATTTAGAAGATGCCGAACGTTTAGCTCGCGAAATTAGCCTCTATACTCAATATCAAGCCCATGCACTCGATGCCTATGCCTTAGGTGAAGTCGAGGAGCGTGAACACTATACCCGTTATCGCCAAGCCTTCGATGACAAACGCCTAGAGCTTGAACAATTCTTCAAGAACATACAGCCGAACCCAGAAACCAAAATCGCCTTCGAAAATGTCCAAAAACTCAGCACCGACTACCAAGATGCCGGTGTTGCCTACCTCGCTCAAATCGATCTACGTTTGCAAGAATCAGCGCCAACTCGCTCGGCGGCTGAACTTTACGCATGGGAAGTACTCGACGAACGCGCCGATCAACTCGACGAGGCCACCCAAGTGCTATCCGATATCATTGATGATCAATCTGAAGCACTTGAAACGACAATTACCAAGCAAAATGGCCGCATGATTGTGGCGCTGACTGGACGCAGCTTGGCCATATTTGTGTTGCTCATTCTGTTTGTCTACTATCTGCTGGGGCGGGTTGGCGGCCAATTCAAGTTGGTGCGCGATGGAGCACAGCGCTTTGCTGATGGCGATTTTACCACCGATATTCCAATTCGCCGTTATGATGAAGTAGGTCGCCTCGCCGCGATGTTCAATACCATGGCCCAAACGATTCGTGGCCAAATCGAACGGCTTGAGCAAGCCAAAGATCATGCCCAACGCTTGCAATTTGTGGCCGAAGAAGCCAATCGCGCCAAAAGTAATTTCTTGGCCAATATGAGCCACGAATTGCGCACCCCACTTAATGCGATCATCGGCTATAGCGAAATTCTCCAAGAAGAATGTGAAGACCTCGGCCAAACCGCGATGATCGAAGATCTCGATCGGATTCGGCTCTCAGGGCGACATCTACTGACCTTGATCAACGATATTTTGGATTTGGCCAAGATTGAATCGGGCAAGGTTGAGATTTTGCCTGAGGAAATTTCGCTGCCCCAACTGCTGCATGATGTGCGCTCAACCGTCGATCCCATGATCATCAAAAATGAAAATCGCTTGGTGATCGAATCAGCAGCTGGTTTGCTGACGATGATTAGCGATGAGACCCGTTTACGCCAGATTTTGGTCAATTTGCTGAGCAACGCGGCGAAATTCACTGAGCATGGCCGCATCACCCTACGCGTCCAACCAAGCGAGGAAGCAGGTTGGATCGATTTCAGCGTGCATGATAATGGTATTGGCATGAGCAACGCCCAATTATCACGCTTGTTTCAGCCATTTACCCAAGCCGATGCCTCGACCACCCGTAAATATGGCGGCACTGGGCTGGGGTTGGCCTTAAGTCGGCGCTTGGCTCAATTGCTCGGCGGCGATATTCGGGTACAAAGTGAATTGGGAGTTGGCTCAACCTTCAGCGTGCACCTACCACAATCAGTCATCGATATGGCTCCAGTTTCATTGTTTGATGAAGCGCCGATTATCATCAGCGATGCCAACAACAACCAACCCAAAGTGCTAATTATCGACGATGATCGTAATGTCCACCACCTGCTTTCACGCACGCTCAAGCGCGAGGGCTGGAGCGTACTCAGTGCATTTGATGGTGAAGATGGCTTAGCGATGGTGCGCAATCATCATCCAACGGCAATTTTGCTCGATGTGTTGTTGCCAGGCCATGTCAATGGTTGGGAGATTTTAGCCGAAATCAAGGCCGACCCCAAAATTGCGGCAATTCCGGTGATTATGCATACGATTGTGGCCGAACCAAACCAAGGGGTTTCGTTTGGGGTTTATGATTATTTGATTAAGCCCGTTGATCGCGGCCAATTGCTGCGCACGCTGCGTAGTTGTATCGACCCGCAAAATGCTAAAACCCAATTGGTTTTGGTGGTCGATGATGATCAGGATAGTCGGGCGATGCTGCGACGCATGCTCGAAGGCGCTGGATGGAAAGTCTATGAGGCTGCCAACGGGCGCGAAGCCTTGGGCGCATTGCATAGCCGCCCATTTGGCGCGATGATTCTCGATCTCATGATGCCCGAAATGGATGGGTTTGAAACGATCGCGGCCTTGCAAGAGCTTGAGCAATTCCGCGATTTGCCGATTATTGTGGTTTCGGCCAAAGAACTCACCGAAGCTGAGCGGCAACAGCTTGAAGAGACCGTTGAACGGGTGGTCAGTAAGGGGAATGTGCGGCGTGAAGAGATTTTGGCGTTGGTGCGCGAGCAAGTTCGGCGGCGAGTCGAGCAACCGCCTACAACCACGTAA